One bacterium genomic window carries:
- the metG gene encoding methionine--tRNA ligase, with the protein MLQKNTFYITVPIFYPNANLHLGHAYTTTLADVLARYSRLAGKETYFLTGSDENAEKVAKAAKKATKETKEYLDEISENFKRLFADLDISYDQFIRTSDEKAHWPGAVEFWKKLASAGDIEKRSYEGLYCVGHEAFVMEKDLIDGKCPDHNEEPQVVKEENYFFKLSKYTLKIKEKIESGELKIIPETRRNEIVALLERGLEDVSFSRPSDKVSVGIPVPDDPSQKMYVWCDALVNYVSALGFGREDRALYDKFWPADVHVIGKDILRFHAAIWPGMLLSVGLPLPRAILVHGFITSGGKKMSKTLGNVIDPKTLIDEYGAEAVRYYLARHISPFEDGDITLEKFKEAYNADLANGIGNLVSRVMKMAEQYNPNTANEYADTANKYKFPKEYIKAMDEYNIKKVADIVWEHISKTDQKIQETEPFKLVKSEPEKAKRIIAELVVGVYEIAEMLSPILPETSEKIKDLVRSNKSPAEPLFPRK; encoded by the coding sequence ATGTTACAAAAGAACACTTTTTACATTACTGTCCCGATTTTTTATCCTAACGCGAATTTGCATTTGGGACACGCCTACACCACCACTCTGGCGGATGTTTTGGCGCGGTACAGTCGTCTGGCGGGGAAAGAAACCTACTTTTTGACCGGCTCGGACGAGAACGCGGAAAAAGTGGCAAAGGCGGCCAAGAAAGCGACAAAAGAGACCAAGGAATATTTAGACGAGATTTCAGAAAATTTCAAACGCCTTTTTGCCGATTTGGATATTTCTTATGACCAGTTTATTCGGACGTCGGACGAAAAGGCGCATTGGCCGGGAGCGGTGGAGTTTTGGAAAAAACTTGCCTCGGCCGGAGATATTGAAAAACGCTCTTATGAAGGTTTGTACTGCGTGGGGCATGAAGCATTTGTTATGGAAAAGGACTTAATTGACGGAAAATGTCCTGACCATAACGAAGAGCCGCAAGTTGTCAAAGAAGAAAATTATTTTTTCAAGCTTTCAAAATATACTCTGAAAATCAAGGAAAAAATAGAAAGCGGCGAACTTAAAATTATTCCAGAAACGCGCAGAAATGAAATCGTGGCCTTACTGGAAAGGGGATTGGAAGATGTGAGTTTCTCGAGGCCCTCTGATAAGGTCTCGGTTGGCATTCCCGTGCCGGACGACCCGAGCCAGAAAATGTATGTTTGGTGCGATGCTCTTGTAAATTATGTAAGCGCTCTCGGTTTTGGCAGAGAAGACCGCGCTTTATATGACAAGTTTTGGCCGGCCGATGTCCATGTTATAGGCAAAGACATTCTGCGTTTCCACGCCGCCATTTGGCCGGGGATGCTTCTTTCTGTGGGACTGCCACTTCCTCGCGCAATTTTGGTGCATGGATTTATTACTTCCGGTGGCAAGAAGATGAGCAAGACCCTTGGAAACGTCATTGACCCGAAGACACTCATAGACGAATACGGAGCCGAAGCAGTGCGTTATTATTTGGCTCGGCACATTTCGCCTTTTGAAGACGGAGATATCACTCTTGAAAAATTCAAAGAGGCCTACAACGCCGATTTGGCCAATGGCATCGGCAATCTTGTAAGTCGCGTGATGAAGATGGCTGAGCAATATAATCCGAATACTGCGAATGAATATGCTGATACTGCAAACAAATACAAATTTCCGAAAGAATACATAAAAGCGATGGATGAGTACAACATAAAAAAAGTTGCGGACATTGTATGGGAACACATTTCAAAAACCGATCAGAAGATACAAGAAACGGAACCATTTAAATTGGTCAAATCAGAGCCGGAAAAAGCAAAGCGGATTATCGCCGAATTGGTTGTTGGGGTCTATGAGATTGCTGAAATGCTCTCGCCGATACTTCCCGAGACATCGGAAAAGATAAAGGATTTGGTCAGGTCAAACAAGTCGCCGGCAGAACCGCTGTTTCCGCGCAAATAG
- a CDS encoding AI-2E family transporter, with protein MDRNISITITSGTIIKAIAVIFLFFILYVVRDLVLVVLTATLIASAIEPMALFLRRRGLSRLLSVLLIYASCAGIFVGLFYSFVPTFLKETSGLISEVPRYIDSVSLWDPLGLSSDSLEGERQFAEGLSRGIVESEIAVRSFSGALSIREVVSTLSRAISNVSEGFVQTVSVIFGGILSFILIIVLSFYLAVQENGIAKFLQVVTPRNHEKYVIGLWQRVQLKIGYWLQGQLLLAVLVGVLVYLGLTILGVRNAMFFGVLAGIFEIIPLFGPILAAIPAVAVAYIDGGVSLALLAVGLYLIIQQFENHLIYPLVVRKIIGVPPIIVIIALIVGAKLAGFLGLILSVPLAATLMELFEDAEKKKAKEIPEMVK; from the coding sequence ATGGATAGAAACATCTCTATTACAATAACTTCAGGCACTATTATCAAGGCCATCGCGGTGATTTTCCTGTTTTTTATACTGTACGTAGTGCGTGATTTGGTTCTTGTGGTTTTGACCGCTACCCTTATCGCCTCTGCCATTGAACCGATGGCTCTGTTTTTGCGCCGGCGCGGACTGTCGCGACTTTTGTCGGTGCTTCTCATATACGCCTCTTGCGCCGGAATATTTGTCGGTCTTTTCTATTCTTTTGTGCCGACTTTTCTCAAAGAAACATCAGGTTTGATTTCGGAAGTTCCGAGATATATTGATTCGGTGTCTCTTTGGGACCCTCTCGGACTGTCAAGCGACAGTTTGGAAGGAGAGAGACAATTTGCGGAAGGACTTTCCAGAGGTATCGTTGAGTCGGAAATAGCCGTCAGAAGTTTTTCCGGAGCTCTTTCAATAAGAGAGGTGGTCTCCACGTTAAGCCGAGCCATCAGTAATGTTTCCGAGGGTTTTGTCCAGACGGTAAGCGTAATTTTCGGAGGGATATTGAGTTTTATTCTGATTATCGTTTTGTCTTTTTATCTTGCGGTCCAGGAAAACGGAATAGCTAAATTTTTGCAAGTCGTAACTCCTCGCAACCATGAAAAGTATGTCATAGGTCTTTGGCAGAGGGTACAACTCAAAATCGGATATTGGTTGCAGGGACAGCTTTTGCTTGCTGTTCTTGTCGGTGTTTTGGTTTATCTCGGTCTCACTATTCTTGGTGTCAGAAACGCCATGTTTTTCGGAGTACTTGCCGGCATTTTTGAAATAATTCCACTTTTCGGCCCGATACTGGCGGCCATACCGGCAGTGGCGGTGGCGTACATAGATGGCGGAGTGTCTTTGGCTCTCTTGGCGGTCGGTTTATATCTTATAATCCAACAATTTGAGAATCATTTGATTTATCCGCTCGTGGTTCGGAAAATCATCGGTGTGCCACCCATTATCGTTATAATCGCTTTGATTGTCGGAGCCAAGTTGGCGGGGTTTTTGGGACTTATATTATCTGTTCCATTGGCGGCGACACTTATGGAGCTGTTTGAAGACGCGGAGAAAAAAAAGGCAAAGGAAATTCCTGAAATGGTGAAATAA